In the genome of Octopus sinensis linkage group LG12, ASM634580v1, whole genome shotgun sequence, one region contains:
- the LOC115217934 gene encoding uncharacterized protein LOC115217934 has protein sequence MPTTQNYDAETLADLIIKELTNLCIDPKHMLSQCFDDASVMSSKIDGIQRKIQNRLEKYIPYVHCLNHQLHLVIVNTIKRIPELATFFDTVNILHNFIKRPKIASLCKGLKLPCPMEHMWSGHFTTNVSVIEDHSKILGLLTECTDPSESKMCVEETGILHQVHSPRFVFLALVLSKFLLIIRPVDKQLQSHKCDIYHGLGLLKIAKSEITKLRNK, from the coding sequence ATGCCAACtactcaaaattatgatgctgaaACATTGGCCGACTTGATAATTAAGGAATTAACCAATCTTTGCATTGACCCAAAGCATATGTTGTCACAATGCTTTGATGATGCTTCTGTGATGTCTAGCAAAATAGATGGCATTCAAAGAAAGATTCAGAATCGACTTGAGAAATATATTCCTTATGTTCATTGTCTTAATCATCAGTTGCATCTTGTTATAGTTAACACAATAAAGCGGATTCCGGAGTTAGCTACATTCTTCGACACTGTTaatattcttcataattttattaaacgGCCAAAGATAGCTAGTCTCTGCAAAGGATTGAAGTTGCCATGTCCTATGGAGCATATGTGGTCGGGTCATTTCACTACCAATGTTTCTGTAATAGAAGATCACTCCAAAATTCTTGGTTTGCTAACTGAATGCACAGATCCGTCAGAATCAAAAATGTGTGTAGAGGAAACTGgaattttacatcaagttcattCCCCAAGGTTTGTTTTTCTAGCCCTTGTTCTTAGCAAATTTCTACTTATAATTAGACCAGTAGACAAACAGCTACAGAGTCACAAATGTGATATATACCATGGCCTTGGGCTTCTTAAGATTGCCAAGAGTGAAATAACCAAACTGAGAAACAAATGA